In the Quercus lobata isolate SW786 chromosome 5, ValleyOak3.0 Primary Assembly, whole genome shotgun sequence genome, one interval contains:
- the LOC115991890 gene encoding transmembrane protein 184 homolog DDB_G0279555-like, which translates to MDISKMSRGEMTLFGSACCSMLTMHFTVQLLSQHLFYWKNPKEQKAIIIIILMAPIYAIDSFVGLLDIQGSKAFFMLLDSIRECYEALVIAKFMALMYSYLNISISKNIVPDGIKGREIHHSFPMTLFQPHTVRLDHHTLKLLKYWTWQFVIIRPVCSILMIALQMLGMYPSWLSWTFTIILNISVSLALYSLVLFYHVFAKELQPHKPLAKFMCIKGIVFFCFWQGVVLKVLAALGIIQSHHFWLDVEHTEEAIQNVLVCLEMVVFSVLQQYAYHVYPYSGDVESKFKLNKKDK; encoded by the exons ATGGATATAAGTAAAATGAGTCGGGGAGAAATGACTCTTTTTGGATCTGCATGTTGTTCAATGCTTACGATGCATTTCACAGTACAGTTATTGTCACAGCATCTGTTTTATTGGAAGAACCCAAAGGAGCAGAAGGCCATAATAATTATTATCCTTATGGCTCCCATATATGCAATCGACTCATTTGTGGGTTTGTTGGATATCCAGGGAAGTAAAGCATTTTTCATGCTTTTGGATTCAATTAGGGAATGTTATGAGGCGCTG gTGATTGCTAAGTTCATGGCTTTGATGTACAGTTACCTGAATATATCTattagtaaaaatattgtaCCAGATGGCATTAAAGGAAGAGAAATTCACCATTCATTTCCAATGACTCTTTTTCAG CCTCACACTGTCCGGCTAGACCACCATACCCTAAAGCTCCTCAAGTATTGGACATGGCAATTTGTCATCATCCGCCCAGTTTGCTCCATTTTGATGATAGCACTGCAAATGCTTGGGATGTACCCCAGTTGGTTGAGCTGGACATTCACCATCATTCTTAACATTTCAGTTTCATTGGCCTTGTATTCTCTGGTGCTCTTTTACCATGTGTTTGCAAAGGAACTGCAACCCCACAAACCACTTGCAAAGTTCATGTGCATCAAAGGGAttgtcttcttttgtttttggcag GGAGTGGTGCTTAAAGTACTAGCTGCACTGGGTATCATCCAATCTCATCATTTCTGGTTAGATGTGGAGCACACTGAGGAAGCTATTCAGAATGTCTTGGTATGTTTAGAGATGGTTGTCTTTTCTGTTCTCCAGCAATATGCATACCATGTTTACCCTTACAGTGGAGATGTTGAATCgaagtttaaattaaataagaagGACAAATGA